One segment of Phragmites australis chromosome 13, lpPhrAust1.1, whole genome shotgun sequence DNA contains the following:
- the LOC133888877 gene encoding transcription factor bHLH153-like: protein MMMTELANHSKRSHTDSYFSGKAVTTSGSEEFGSMTSKKPRNTSPRTAPVSPKEKKDKIGERVAALQQLVSPFGKTDTASVLEEASGYIKFLHQQLEVLSSPYMRAPLVAGPVPEDPDHYSLRNRGLCLVPVDLTLQLTQSNGADLWAPANTTRRR from the exons atgatgatgactgaaCTGGCCAATCATAGCAAAAGGAGCCACACCGACAGCTACTTCAGTGGAAAAGCCGTCACCACCAGCGGCTCAGAGGAGTTTGGAAGCATGACCTCCAAGAAGCCGAGGAATACAAGTCCAAGAACCGCTCCCGTATCCCCAAAG gagaagaaggacaagattGGCGAGAGAGTAGCAGCGCTTCAGCAGTTGGTGTCGCCATTCGGAAAG ACGGATACAGCTTCTGTTCTGGAGGAGGCCTCAGGGTACATCAAGTTCCTGCACCAGCAGCTCGAG GTCCTGAGCTCCCCTTACATGCGTGCTCCTCTGGTGGCCGGCCCTGTGCCTGAG GATCCCGACCACTACAGCCTGCGGAACCGTGGCCTGTGCCTGGTGCCGGTGGACCTTACGCTGCAGCTGACCCAGAGCAACGGGGCCGACCTGTGGGCGCCGGCGAACACGACCAGGCGCAGGTGA